CTAAGTGAGGGTTAAAAAGGGGCATCCCGCCTNNNNNNNNNNNNNNNNNNNNNNNNNNNNNNNNNNNNNNNNNNNNNNNNNNNNNNNNNNNNNNNNNNNNNNNNNNNNNNNNNNNNNNNNNNNNNNNNNNNNCATGTTGGCCGGGATGAAAGGAGACGAGGCGCTCGTCCGGGAGTCTTTCGACAAATACGCCGAGGCCGTCCGCCTCAATCCCGATGACCACGAAGCCTACTACAACTGGGGCCTTGCACTTTTCATGTTGGCCGGGATGAAAGGAGACGAGGCGCTCTTCCGGGAGTCTTTCGAAAAATACGCCGAGGCCGTCCGCCTCAAGCCGGATCTCCACCAGGCCTACAGCAATTGGGGCGCTGCGCTCGGGCAACTCGCGGAATTAAAAGGTGACGAGGCCCTTTTTCGAGAATCCATTGGTAAGCTCGCCGAGGCCGTCCGCATCAAGCCCGACAAGCACGAAGCCTACAACAACTGGGGTACTGCACTTTACGATTTGGCCAAGCTGAAAGAAGATGAGGCGCTCTTCCGGGAGTCCTTCGAAAAATACGCCGAGGCCGTCCGCATTGAGCCCAACGACCCTCTTTACTACAGCAACTGGGGCATTGCGCTTTACACGTTGGCCATGATGAAAGAAGACGAGTCGTTCTTCCGGGAGTCCTGCGCGAAATACGCCGAGGCGGTCCGCATCGAGCCCGATGACCCTCTTTACTACAGCAACTGGGGCCTTGCGCTTACGGGCTTGGCCATGATGAAAGGAGACGAGGCGCTCTTTCGAGAATCCTTTGAAAAATACGCCGAGGCCGTCCGCATCAAGCGCGATGACCACGATGCCTACAACAAGTGGGGCAATGCGCTTTCTGATTTGGCCGAGATGAAAGAAGAAGAAAAAGAAAAGGAAGCGCTTTTCCGGGAGTCCTTCGACAAATACGCCGAGGCCGTCCGCATCGAGCCAGAACACAACCAAGCCTACAACAACTGGGGCCTTGCGCTCTCCGAGTTGGCCGGAATGAAAGGCGACGAGGCGCTCTTCCGGGAGTCCTTCACCAAATACACCGAGGCGGTCCGCATCGAGCCCGACAAGCACGAAGCCTACTACAACTGGGGCAATGCGCTTTCTGATTTGGCCGGGATAAAAGAAGGAGAAAAAGAAAAGGAAGCGCTTTTCCGGGAGTCCTTCGGTAAATACGCCGAGGCCGTCCGCCTCAAGCCTGATCTCTACCAAGCCTACAACAACTGGGGCGTTGCGCTTTACGAGTTGGCCAAGATGAAAGAAGACGAAGAACTGTACAGAAAAGCCTGCACCAAGTATGAAGAGGCCGTTAGCATCAAGCCCGATTACTTCGAAGCTTACAACAATTGGGGCAATGCGCTTTCCGAATTGGCCAAGATGAAAGGCGATGAGGCGCTCTTTCGGGAGTCATTCGACAAATACGCCGAGGCCGTCCGCCTCAAGCCCGATATGCACCAAGCCTACGGAAACTGGGGTAATGCACTTTCCGATTTGGCCGAGATGAAAGGTGATGAGGCGCTCTTTCGGGAGTCATTCGAAAAATACGCCGAGGCCGTCCGCCTCAAGCCCGATTACCACGAAGCCTACAACAGCTGGGGCACCGCGCTTTCCGATTTGGCATGGATGAAAGCCGACGAGGCGCTCTTCCGGGAGTCCTTCGGCAAATACGCCGAGGCCGTCCGCCTCAATCCCGATGACCACGAAACCTACTTCAACTGGGGTACTGCGCTTTTCGGTTTGGCCGGGATGAAAGGTGACGAAGCGCTCTTTCGACAAGCCTTCGAAAAATACGCCGAGGCCGTCCGCACCGAGCCTGACGACCACGAAGTCTACTACAACTGGGGCAATGCGCTTTTCATGTTGGCCGGGATGAAAGGAGACGAGGCGCTCTTCCGGGAGGCCTTTGAAAAATACGCCAAAGCCATCGACATCGAGCCCGATTACCACGAAGTTTACAACGACTGGGGCTTTGCGCTTTCCATGTTGGCCGTGATGAAAGAAGGAGAAAAAGAAAAAGAGGCGCTCTTCCGGGAGGCCTCCGAAAAGTACGCCGAGGCCGTCCGCCTCAATCCCGATGACCACGAAGCCTACAGCAACTGGGGCAATGCGCTTTACGAGTTGGCCAAGCTGAAAGAAGATGAGGCGCTCTTCCGGGAGGCCTTCGACAAGTTCGCCGAGGCCGTCCGCATTGAGCCCAACGACCCTCTTTACTACAGCAACTGGGGCAATGTGCTTTCCGATTTGGCCAAGATGAAAGGCGACGAAGAACTCTTTAGGGAGTCCTTCACCAAATACGCCGAGGCCGTCCGCATCGAGCCCAACGAACCTATTTACTACCACAACTGGGGCGTTGCGTTGCGCGAGTGCGCTATAATTGTCGAGGGCGAAGCCGAGAACGAATCGCTCATGAAACAAGCCGTGGAAAAACTATTAAAAGCCGAGGAATTGGAAAAAGCCTCCAAGGACAAGCCCGAGAGTTGAGGTTTCCCGCGCCCTTATTTAGAATGGGGCGATATGCCGCGCGCGCGGATCGTAGAGCGTGACATCCCGCAGGCGATGGAGGTGTTGAAGGAATCGTCTCAGGAAACCTCATGAAAAAGACCGCGCTGCTGGTTGTCTGCCTCGGATTCATTCCCGCCGTTTTCTGGGCCGCGCCGGAACCCCCTCCCTCCAAAGAGGAGAAAGAAGAAGTTGAGCCGTCTGTTCCCGACCTCCTCAAGCGCGAGCAGGAGGGCGAATCACTCACCGCCGAAATGCACTTCCTGCTGGGCGTGGACGCTTACAAGAAGGGCGACAAGGAAGAGGCCGCAAGGCGGTTCGGCAATTCGGCTATGTTGGGAGAAAGCTCCGCAGCCTACAGCAACTGGGGCAGCGTGCTTTCCGATTTGGCCCGAATGAAAGGCGACGAAGCGCTCTTCCGGGAGTCGTTCGACAAGTTCGCCGAGGCCGCCCGCCTCAATCCCGATGACCACATAACCTACTTGAACTGGGGCAATGCGCTTTCCGGTTTGGCCGGGATGAAAGCCGACGAAGCGCTCTTCCGGGAGTCCTTCGAGAAATACGCCGAGGCCGTCCGCATCAAGCCCGATTACCACAAAGCTTACTACAACTGGGGCAATGTGCTTTCCGGTTTGGCCGGGATGAAAGGCGACGAGGCGCTCTTCC
The DNA window shown above is from Acidobacteriota bacterium and carries:
- a CDS encoding tetratricopeptide repeat protein, which produces MLAGMKGDEALVRESFDKYAEAVRLNPDDHEAYYNWGLALFMLAGMKGDEALFRESFEKYAEAVRLKPDLHQAYSNWGAALGQLAELKGDEALFRESIGKLAEAVRIKPDKHEAYNNWGTALYDLAKLKEDEALFRESFEKYAEAVRIEPNDPLYYSNWGIALYTLAMMKEDESFFRESCAKYAEAVRIEPDDPLYYSNWGLALTGLAMMKGDEALFRESFEKYAEAVRIKRDDHDAYNKWGNALSDLAEMKEEEKEKEALFRESFDKYAEAVRIEPEHNQAYNNWGLALSELAGMKGDEALFRESFTKYTEAVRIEPDKHEAYYNWGNALSDLAGIKEGEKEKEALFRESFGKYAEAVRLKPDLYQAYNNWGVALYELAKMKEDEELYRKACTKYEEAVSIKPDYFEAYNNWGNALSELAKMKGDEALFRESFDKYAEAVRLKPDMHQAYGNWGNALSDLAEMKGDEALFRESFEKYAEAVRLKPDYHEAYNSWGTALSDLAWMKADEALFRESFGKYAEAVRLNPDDHETYFNWGTALFGLAGMKGDEALFRQAFEKYAEAVRTEPDDHEVYYNWGNALFMLAGMKGDEALFREAFEKYAKAIDIEPDYHEVYNDWGFALSMLAVMKEGEKEKEALFREASEKYAEAVRLNPDDHEAYSNWGNALYELAKLKEDEALFREAFDKFAEAVRIEPNDPLYYSNWGNVLSDLAKMKGDEELFRESFTKYAEAVRIEPNEPIYYHNWGVALRECAIIVEGEAENESLMKQAVEKLLKAEELEKASKDKPES